The following coding sequences are from one Candidatus Neomarinimicrobiota bacterium window:
- a CDS encoding DNA-directed RNA polymerase subunit alpha encodes MPNFHIPTSFKIKDGGSADQQNFVVGPLERGYGVTIGNSLRRVLLSSMPGAAITSVRMENVLHEFATIKGVKEDVTDIILNLKGVRFKLLDSNPDKVQITLKGPHIFTAADINNGEDQFEILNPDHHIATLNDEAELNVELRIQRGRGYVPADQNKLPDYPIGTIFIDSIFSPIVKATFEVEQLQGTEDEDLEMLDLAVKTDGSIAPQEAVNYAAKMLIDHVRIFVTEDIKLITEPESEIDEEVLRIRNELKRSIDELELSVRSYNCLQAAEIKNISDLVSKEEQEMLRYKNFGRKSLTELNEKLAELGLHFGMEIDKYISEE; translated from the coding sequence TTGTGGGTCCACTTGAGAGAGGATACGGAGTTACCATCGGTAACAGTTTACGTCGTGTTCTTCTGTCATCAATGCCCGGAGCTGCCATAACCAGTGTTCGCATGGAAAATGTGCTCCACGAGTTTGCCACCATTAAAGGTGTTAAAGAAGATGTAACAGATATTATTCTGAACCTTAAGGGCGTGCGTTTTAAATTGTTGGATTCTAATCCAGACAAAGTACAGATCACCCTCAAGGGACCCCATATCTTCACAGCAGCTGATATAAATAATGGTGAGGATCAATTTGAGATCCTGAACCCTGACCATCATATCGCTACTTTGAATGATGAAGCTGAACTTAATGTTGAATTAAGGATCCAGCGTGGTCGTGGGTACGTTCCTGCAGATCAGAATAAATTACCGGATTATCCCATCGGTACAATTTTTATTGATAGCATCTTTTCCCCTATTGTTAAGGCAACTTTTGAAGTTGAACAGCTTCAGGGAACAGAAGATGAAGATCTTGAGATGCTGGATCTAGCAGTAAAAACTGATGGTAGTATTGCTCCACAAGAAGCAGTAAACTATGCTGCCAAAATGCTCATAGATCATGTACGCATTTTCGTCACTGAAGATATCAAGTTGATCACTGAGCCAGAATCAGAGATCGACGAAGAAGTACTGCGTATTCGCAATGAGTTGAAACGTAGTATTGATGAACTTGAATTATCCGTTCGTTCCTATAATTGTCTCCAGGCTGCTGAGATCAAGAACATTTCTGATCTGGTCAGCAAGGAAGAACAAGAGATGCTCCGCTATAAGAACTTTGGGCGAAAATCTCTAACTGAGCTTAATGAAAAACTCGCTGAGCTTGGCTTGCATTTTGGAATGGAAATCGATAAATACATTTCTGAAGAATAG
- the rplQ gene encoding 50S ribosomal protein L17 gives MRHRKDGRKLGRTASHRKAMLANMAANLFLHKQIRTTHPKALEARRLAESLITKAKKGDLHSRRLVLKVIPQKDVVNILFDEIAPQYADRNGGYTRIIKLGQRKNDAAHVSLLSLVDFDPSGGASKTAAKEKVKKTPKKEVVEETSVEPVEEAVVVETEASTAEVEMADSPAEEPEESDPQTDKS, from the coding sequence ATGCGACATAGAAAAGATGGTAGAAAACTAGGCCGGACGGCCAGCCACCGTAAGGCCATGTTGGCCAATATGGCGGCGAACCTGTTCCTGCATAAGCAGATTCGAACCACACATCCCAAGGCTCTTGAAGCTCGTCGGCTTGCTGAATCCTTGATCACGAAAGCAAAAAAGGGTGATCTCCACTCTCGCCGGCTCGTGTTGAAAGTGATTCCTCAAAAAGATGTAGTCAATATCCTGTTCGATGAGATCGCACCGCAGTACGCCGATCGAAATGGCGGCTACACTCGAATCATCAAATTGGGACAGCGTAAGAATGATGCTGCTCATGTTTCACTTCTTTCTTTAGTGGATTTTGATCCCTCAGGTGGGGCATCCAAAACTGCTGCAAAAGAAAAAGTGAAAAAGACACCCAAAAAAGAAGTGGTGGAAGAAACTTCTGTAGAGCCTGTTGAAGAAGCCGTTGTAGTAGAAACTGAAGCAAGTACTGCTGAGGTTGAAATGGCTGATTCTCCTGCTGAAGAACCAGAAGAGTCTGATCCCCAAACGGACAAATCCTGA
- a CDS encoding family 10 glycosylhydrolase, with amino-acid sequence MNLRYLKAGIIPAFLILLSLPQLLLAAPVQGIWVVRHSITSPHKVRKLVEFASANGYTDLFIQVRGRADAYYDSKIVPRSTLLPSGTYDPLKDIIPRAHAQNIRVHAWVNMYLSWSARKLPADPSHIVKRHPEWVEINGQGKSDLEFIAQNGRNGREGVYLSPLNDEVNGHLLQVINEIVQNYQVDGIHLDYVRFQDRDYGYNRAGRKKFLMQYNVDPITLGNGKGSYWYRLNPEDKEKYWLYWNEFRRSELTLFIGRIHKSIQHIRPEVKLSAAVKPNPNIAKTRFFQDWSTWLKNGSMDFVVPMNYAKSDRDFKHSMIAMNNTGISSRQIFMGIATYNQNSFTSSTKIGLARTAGFKNLVIFSYDTYEKDPRYFDQIHRSLSNY; translated from the coding sequence ATGAATCTGAGATATCTAAAGGCAGGGATTATCCCTGCCTTTTTAATTCTGCTAAGTTTACCCCAGTTACTCCTGGCTGCACCAGTTCAGGGAATATGGGTGGTTCGCCATTCCATTACCTCGCCCCATAAAGTGAGAAAGCTGGTTGAATTTGCCAGTGCGAACGGTTATACCGACCTATTTATTCAGGTTAGAGGACGGGCAGATGCCTACTATGATAGTAAGATCGTACCACGCTCAACACTTTTACCCTCGGGAACGTATGATCCACTGAAGGATATCATACCTCGCGCACATGCCCAGAATATAAGGGTGCATGCCTGGGTCAATATGTATCTGTCCTGGTCTGCCCGAAAACTACCAGCAGATCCGAGCCACATCGTTAAGCGACATCCAGAATGGGTTGAAATAAACGGTCAGGGCAAGAGTGATTTGGAATTTATCGCTCAGAATGGCCGGAATGGTCGCGAAGGAGTCTATCTGTCACCACTGAATGATGAGGTGAATGGACATTTACTCCAGGTTATAAACGAGATCGTTCAAAACTATCAGGTAGATGGAATTCATTTGGATTACGTCCGTTTTCAGGATAGAGATTATGGCTATAACAGAGCCGGACGAAAAAAATTCCTCATGCAGTATAATGTGGATCCCATTACCCTGGGAAATGGAAAGGGATCATACTGGTATCGCCTTAATCCGGAAGACAAAGAAAAGTACTGGCTCTACTGGAATGAATTCCGTCGTTCTGAACTAACTCTTTTTATTGGTCGTATTCATAAAAGTATTCAGCATATTCGTCCTGAAGTTAAATTGTCGGCGGCCGTGAAGCCAAATCCAAATATTGCCAAAACGCGATTTTTTCAGGATTGGTCCACATGGCTTAAAAATGGAAGTATGGATTTTGTAGTTCCCATGAACTACGCCAAATCTGACAGAGATTTTAAACACAGTATGATAGCTATGAACAATACCGGAATCTCAAGCAGGCAAATATTTATGGGTATTGCTACCTATAATCAGAATAGCTTTACATCCAGCACCAAAATTGGACTTGCCAGAACGGCAGGCTTTAAGAATTTGGTCATCTTTTCCTATGACACTTATGAAAAAGATCCACGTTATTTTGATCAGATTCATCGTAGCTTGAGTAATTATTGA